A region from the Dehalococcoides mccartyi CG5 genome encodes:
- a CDS encoding tetratricopeptide repeat protein — MAYQEEEQLRLKRQSSKQAVDLAMEGRWQEAVEVNRKIVDQFPNDVEAFNRLGRAYLELAIYPEAIAAYTRAKEIDPYNVIAEKNLHRLEVLSKERTAAGPVIHRVQPQDFLEEIGKAGVINLTRLAPKGVLARIVAGDQLCLRIDGMNLWVENCGGEVLGMVDIPTSKRLIKLMKGGNKYSATVISSNEEKLVVIIRETFQHPSQMGIPSFSSRGISKSSVSTEPDESDKEEGGYEIEVDETELMAEEAEAESQTYTDDENEGDLEV; from the coding sequence ATGGCATATCAAGAAGAGGAACAGCTAAGACTCAAGCGCCAGAGCAGTAAACAGGCTGTAGATTTAGCCATGGAAGGACGCTGGCAAGAGGCGGTGGAGGTTAATAGAAAAATTGTTGACCAGTTCCCGAATGATGTAGAAGCCTTTAACCGTCTGGGGCGTGCCTATCTGGAGCTGGCTATTTATCCGGAAGCTATTGCTGCCTACACCCGTGCCAAAGAAATAGATCCTTATAATGTAATAGCTGAAAAAAATCTGCACCGGCTGGAAGTGCTCAGCAAGGAACGCACCGCGGCCGGGCCGGTTATTCACCGTGTTCAGCCTCAGGATTTCCTGGAGGAAATAGGCAAAGCCGGGGTGATAAACCTGACCCGCCTGGCTCCCAAAGGGGTACTGGCCAGAATTGTAGCCGGTGACCAGCTTTGTCTGCGGATAGACGGTATGAATCTGTGGGTGGAAAACTGCGGCGGGGAAGTGCTGGGGATGGTGGATATACCTACTTCCAAGCGGCTTATAAAACTGATGAAGGGCGGCAACAAATATTCTGCCACCGTTATCAGTTCCAATGAAGAAAAACTGGTGGTGATTATACGTGAAACCTTCCAGCACCCCTCACAGATGGGTATACCTTCATTCTCTTCCAGAGGGATTTCCAAGAGTTCTGTCAGCACCGAGCCTGATGAGAGTGACAAAGAAGAAGGCGGATACGAGATAGAAGTAGATGAAACCGAACTGATGGCAGAAGAAGCTGAGGCTGAAAGCCA
- a CDS encoding NifU family protein has translation MLEKVEAVLDKIRPALEADGGNVELVDVVDGVVKVKLVGACAGCPMSTMTLKNGIERILKREIPEIKEVVAA, from the coding sequence ATGCTGGAAAAAGTAGAAGCCGTTCTGGATAAAATCAGACCGGCCCTGGAAGCCGACGGCGGCAATGTTGAACTGGTAGATGTTGTGGACGGAGTAGTAAAAGTAAAACTGGTTGGCGCTTGTGCCGGCTGCCCCATGTCTACAATGACCCTGAAAAATGGCATTGAGCGTATCCTGAAGCGCGAGATACCCGAAATCAAAGAAGTAGTGGCTGCCTAA